Part of the Toxotes jaculatrix isolate fToxJac2 chromosome 8, fToxJac2.pri, whole genome shotgun sequence genome is shown below.
attgttttgattttatacAAATGTTTTGGATTGAAAGTCGTGTTTTAAGTGATTTTTGGCTCTTTTTTGCTGCTGTACAGACTTTTGTACAATGAAACACGGTATTTTTGTACcagttatttgaaaataaactctctctctctctctctctctctctctatatatatatatatatatatatatatatatatatatatgaatgcaccctctgttgtgtttgtgcttttgttaaTAATCCCTCATTCatttctgtcttgtctttgattttgtaattattaaaaaaaaagaaaagaaaaaaaagaaaaattaattaCTGATTTTATAACAGTCGGGGGATGTGAATAATTGTTTTTGCAGTTAGCAAGTTAAAAGTAATAGTGGAATATCAATTAATCCCTTTGCAAACTCACACTGAGTTTTAATGTTACAAAATATGAGCTATAATATAATCAAAATAAGTAATAACATTTCAGTAATTCATTAAACTAAATACAAAATCAGGATGAAATTCCATAATCTTGTAAAAGTATTCATTTTTGTCTGGTTATACCCAGACCATGATACAACAATGTAAAGTTGTTGTGTAAGTTTGCTGTTGAGTTTatggatatttttttatttgtgtaataaataaaaaaatatccaaTAATAGACAGAATAGACAACtgtgcaaaaacaacatttgaaGCAAACCCTCTCGATTAATGCAGACACTTGAGAAATGCAATTCCATCTCTCTGATTGTACGTTATGCTCAGTTAGTCAACCAGCGCCACCTTAAGGTCAAAATGGGTTATTACAATAGGCAAAGTCAACCACAATCATACAGGATTTACATTTTGCAATTTAAGAGATTCGGAGTCTAAAATCAGTATCCACTCACATATGAGTTTCCCCTAAGCCGGAAGCTAAATCAACTTAAATTCAAGTTTTTAATCTGATGTCacgatttttaaaaaaggacatTCAGAAAATGTCGCAGCGGGTCCAAAACGTTTCGTTTGCGATTTTAGATCCGTGTTAGTCTGATTGAATGTAGAAGTCTGTTCATGTCTGTTACCCTAAGTTGGAACATTAGAAAATTTGACTCCACTGTTTTAGGCAACTAAGTTTTCAGTGGTTTTCAACGGACTCTTTACGGATTATTCAAGATACACTGCAGAGGTTGACGATGGTCCGAGATATAAACACTTCACATGATCTTGGAAGCGCTTTTATCATTCTCAGACCAGACACTGCGGTGCGCTTCCTCAAATCATCAGTGCGCGCGTTTACGTCTGcacacagaggaacaggaagCATACTGACAACATGGAAACTTGGACGAGCTGGTTTCATTCAGCGGCGGAGGAGTTTGCTGCGAGTTCAGATGTCGTGAGCCTGAGAGGGGAGGAATGAATGAGGAGCCGCACGGAAGTCTGTGAGGAGGTGAGTCACTCAAAGGAGAAGTTATTTATGAGTTTTGGTTTAACTTTGATTGTGTATCTTCGACAAGTCGCGTTTGAGGTGTAGAAACTTGAGACTGTGAGAGGCATCGTCTCACCTGTACAGCTTGTGATGCATCACATGACACACCTGCAACCACATACTGCTAATTAGTGAGAACTTCATAAATTCTTATTTCTTtgctaaaatatttttctgcatAGAGTATATTCTGTGCGGGTATGAGCATATTCTAACGTTGTTCCTTTACATCATCAACAGTGTgacagttaaataaattaaataaactaCAAGTGAATTATTTAAAACTGCGCTTTTGCTCAACTACGTGAGCAGTCAGCTTATATTTCCTACTCAGGTGAGATTCAGACTAGGTGTGTTGTTAGCTACATGTAATTGTTTAAATaagtaaagaaaatgaaagaaagccaTACTGCTTTGCTCATGATATAAATGACATTGACTATAAACAGTCAATGTTCCATTCTTcatgaaaactggaaaaataccTCTTTTAAAGCAGTTTTCTGGATTTGCATGGGaacagatgggggggggggggggggggggggggggggggcatcgtAAAAGTCAGAGACATCAGACAGTGTTAGTGGTTCTTCGAGGCTGTGAATATatagccttttttttaatgcttccTTGTGTCTTTCCTGGTCTCACTGCAAGCTTGACCATCTCCGATCTGAAAGAAATAAATGCCACATTCTTGTGTTCCCATATCACCTATTGTCCTGTGACATTATCAGGTGATGTAACACTAGTCTATATTGCATCTAAAAATATGGTGTCGATATGGGCTGACGCGGAATTTATCCTCTTTCTCAAGGATCATATGATTGTACTGTATATTATCATGATCATGTCACATCCTTGGCCTAGTAATGGAGGGACAGCAGCTGGTCATGTGGCATGCTCTTTAATGGGATATTAGTAACGTTATGCTGAACATTCTTGCTGCTGAgggtcatttcattttaaaggagTGAACAAAGCCACACTGTTGCAGCGGTTATTTGAAAACAGTGCACAGAGTTATTAaggataaaatgaaataaattaaaaaaaaacaccaagtACTGGGGACAGCACTTGAAGTGATTTTAGGttgttttaaggtggaatgaTCCATGCAGCCCATTCACTGTGTCCCAGTTATAagccatttcctgtgtgtttttgcatgtgagAGTCCATCCTCCTCTGCACACATGAGCCTAATTTTCCAAAAAGAGACTAAACCATCTGCAGCAACAGGGAAATGagattaaaacatgttttctcctCACTGTGGTGACTCAGCTGTAAAGAAAGACCAAAAGgccagagagggaaaaagacagCCTGAGTCTGTACTTTGTCACAGTATGTGGATCTGTAATCTCAAAATGACAAGCTGATAATCTGCTGGCAACAATAATTTGTTCCAGAGAGTGGTTTATGCTGTAGTAATCCATACCACAGTGCATCAGATACATAACTGTAGACATTGTACTACAGTATTTAATAAAGTACATTCAAATGTACTGTCTTGTCTCTACACACTCAATTCTGAAGATGGCTGTTGTGCCGGTCTCAGTGTTTTGCAAATAAACTGATGAGTTTAAGCATGGACTAATGTAGAATTTGCTTAAACAGTTGAATTTACAAACTTATTGTATAACTTATTGATCAGATCATAGCAATGATACTGTATTTGCATGTTGTAGCTGTAGCTTGCTAAGAGGCTACTTCTACTCCCTGCATTCTGGTGGAAAAacactgtggggaaaaaaaaaaaaagtccagaagttgttgttgaagagagcagcagcagcgataATGAGCTGGAACAACTCCTCTGTCATATGTTGTGACTTTATTTAGCTGGTAGATGTTGCTCTCATGCAGAAAGACGAAGATGAGAGAACTGAAACAACTGTTCTGTCATCTGTATCTTGTCATCTTTGTCACTCTTTGACTCATTTTATACTTCTCTATGTTTCTTCTCTGTAACTTTAAGTAGTGGACTGGTTTCAGTGATGGCAGACCATCCTTCTCTGCTGGAAGCCTGCGTGGTGGTAGGAGCATCTATTGACAAACTCAGGGAAGTCTACCAGGTACTTGCCTTTGAATACATGTAAACCTAATAATGTATTATCTTCTTGTCTATAGATAAAGGATTTATTTGTCAAGAGAGATCAGGCCATAAAAGCAGCATCACTGGAAACTTTAAACTGCCCGACAGTGATGTATAAAAATGCCCAAAAGTccaaattaagaaaaatattcCAGACATCCCGTTGGCCCAGTGGCTCAGAGGCAAACAATATGACTCAGCTTGATTATGGCCAGTTACCTTTTCAGCAACAAGAATAATGCTTAAATAATGTCCTAATGCTAATGACACTAAATGAACCACAGGCATGTATGTAGTATTAGTATGTAGTATGTGGaatgtgttattttacattattcTATCATGTATTAAACCTAATCATAATTTGAATAGAGGTTCTTTCCCCCAATGGTTCCTTTTCTTGTGTTCCCCTAAGGCTGTTAACAACAATGGAGCTACAGAGAACCTCCTCGTGGAGCCAGAGGTCCTGCATGTCCTTGCACCTCCCTTCGTTAGCAGACCTCAAAATGAGGTTGAAGTGGTGAGGCCACATGGGAAGAGGCGGCACCCCTTTctcaggaagaagagggaaCCACCTCCTCTGGCTTCTGAAGCCCCAAGCCAAGGTTTGGGACCTGCTTCTCTGGTCTGCTACACCCGCTGGTTACGTTTCTATACATACAGAGCAGGTCTTAGTTTATCTTCAAATATTAAACGTCTGTGGTGCTACAAACTCGGCCTCGAGGTTATTGATTGATCCCTGGCCTAGCTGTATGAGACTTTAATTCCCTGGCCAAAATGTTTTACCCATATCATCATCAGCGATTGgtatcattttgttttatattgttttagCCGCTGATATTTTTCCAGGTGGAAGagcagaaggaagaggaggaagcgAAGATGTCAGTGTTCCTAAAGACATTGACCTCATGGCTTTACCTCAGCTCTGCTTCCCTGGTAAGTCTGTGTTACAGTATCCTCTGAAAGCAAAAATTGTGATATCTGATTTTGTATGTTCTTGCTGTTCAGCCATAGAGCAGCTCAAAAGTGAAATCTAATTGTATCATATCATACTGATGTGATAACGTatatgctgtgtttttttttttttttaacaggtgGACTCCAAGTAACcagtgagcagagagatgaaCAATTTCATTTCCTGGTTTTCACTGATGTCTTTGGCAACAAGACCCATGGAGTAGTAATGCAGTGTTACAGACCCATACTGGTACACAGTACTAAACATAATACTGAACACACAACCGTTGAAATACACCCcaactgtgttttactgctACAACTAGATTTCTCACCTGTAATGCTCATTTGCTGCCAGTAGGTGACAAGATATTTTCGGCGATAGGTTTTGCTGTTGAGCATGAGCCAACAAATAGCATGGCCACCATGTGCTGTAAAGTTCAGTAAAACTAACCagacattaaataaaaacaagtcacTGTTGAATTgtctttcctgtgtttttacaggaaGGCCCGTCTTTCTTCCACAATGGATCTGGGTCGTCTAAGTTTTCTAAACTTTTCGCTGCCTTTAGTTTCTGTGTCATATCCAAGTATCCTTACTTCACTGCACTTAAAGACTGTCTGTCATGGTGAGAGACGATGTCCTAAACCAAACTGCTCAGCTAATTAAAAAAGTTTGCTTTACCATATAAAACAAAGTGGTTGGTTTGTTCAGTTTaatcatatttttctttctacTGAGTGCTAAGATCTAACAACAGGCTAACAGAGTAGGTGTAATTTCACCTGAAACACAGCTAAATCTTTATTAAGAATAATTTACCTGGGAACTTAATCTATGAAATTCTTGTTATGATGTTATGTGTTTGCACCACTTTATGTATGAAGAGGTCATTCTTcttgtatctctctctctgtctctttcttctttagTTTGTTAAACCAGCTCAGAACTTGTCGTTTATCAGACatggaggagagagtgaaggagtTTGCAGCCAAACTGACACTTGTGCCTATCCCACCTCCTGGGCAGCtacatttggtgtgtgtgtgtgatatttatTAAAATTACATACATTTTGTAGCCAAGGAAGCTGTGATGTGAATATGCGTTCACTCAGCCTTGtcctaaaaatgtatttttgtattttgatatttttagccACACAGATGATAGAAGATCACTAACTATAACTGCGGATGTTTTCCAGATGTTTACTTTGCGTCCTTTGACCATTGTATTACCATCCAGAGTAGACAAAGACCACCCAGCCATAGATTTAGATCTCCACCTGCCTTTCCTGTGCTTCAAGCCACAACAACTGCTGCAGGTATTGCACTCACCTGTTGTATTTGATGGTGAAGCAGGAGGAAGCTCACAGTAAccttcatgttttctctgtttgtccatctttttgtctctgtaggTGATGTCTTGTCTCCTGCAGGAGCAGCGGGTGGTGCTATTTTCTGCTGATTGGGCCAGGCTCACGCTGGTGGCAGAgagtttgctgctttttctgcaCGTCAGTTCAACATTTGTCTGCACATCTGCAAAGGGCAAAGTAGTGTTAGAACTGATCTTGATATTTAGTGAATTTAACTCAATTACAAGAtcaaaattacttttaaattgGCTTTTCTCATATGAAATTTAGTTTTTCCCAAAACAATGACTCAAACATTGGTCAAACAGTCCTACAGGGGTTGTGGTTGTTTAAGTGAAGAGTAGAGCAGGGCTGCAGCTGGAAGCCATGGAATAAGAACTTCCTGTTGATaatcaggaaaataaaagcccctttttcttaaatgtgtATCGTTGGAACTTGTGGTAAAAAGCACAATACATTAAATATGAGAATAATAATCTAATGGAATTTTATTCCATAGTACCTTACTGCTGAGTTTGTTTTCTCAGCATTTTAttatcctttattttttttgattcattttcGCATTTTGATTCATACAATTTGTTCATCCATGCCTCCCTGATCTCTCTTCCAGCCTTTGTCATGGCAGCAGCCTTATGTTCCTGTCCTGGCCAGAGGCATGCTGGACTTTCTCATGGCTCCGACTGCCTTCCTCATGGGCTGCCATCTCAGCCATTTCGAAGAGGTTGCTGCTGTAAGTACACAACCTTTCAAATCAGTTCCTCAGATATCCAGTACAGGATATCAAAGGCATATGGGTTTACTAGTTGTATCCATACTCTGTTATGCAGGAAACAGATGATCTGATCTTAATCAACATTGATAATGGAAGtgtctcctcctcttgttcTGATACGGTTGACCTTCCACACATTCCcccagctgctgcagactgCTTCACACAGAGGTACTCATTACTACTCAAGTGGCTGCTGAACTGTAGTGCATAAAAACACTAGCAAGTACATATACTGGAGAAGAATGGCGAGCTTCTCTCAAACAAGAGATGCAGAGACCATGAGTTTCAACAATGTCAGTATGTTTTTCAGGTGTCAGTCTCTGCAGATACATTTTGACTTGGATCAGTGCCACCGCGCAAGCTGCACTGACATCAACGAGCAGCGGGCGCAGAGGAGAGCGTGGCAACACAACCTCAACTATGACATCCAGAGGATCACACTGGAACTGATTGTCAACATATTtaggttgtgtgtgtattctttgGGTACAAAGATCTGATGGGATATTACTcctaaattattattttttttttgctaatatATACATGTATGCATGTTACAGGGATGTTAGTAGTCATCTTAACTATGAACATCGAGTGTTTAACAGTGCAGAGTTTCTGAAAAGCAGAGAGCCAGCTGAACACATTTTTTACAAGAAGGTAAATACTAACTTGGTACAACAAGtgatatttttctattatattattattttttaattttacatgaatggatgacaaaagtaaaaaagacaTAGGATGCTGGACTGGATGCTTATCTTCAAATGAACGTGACTGTGTTGCAGGTGTTGGAAACACACATCTTCCATTCCTTCCTCAAGGATCGTCTGAACAGAAAAATGGATAATTATGCTCGTATGGAACTCAGCACTCGTTCTGAAATGCAGAAGTAAGACATTAAACGTTAAACattattctttttaattaaattgGAAAGTAAGTGAATATTGAGATTCCCTTCTCTTAACGGTATGgtaaaaagtaaatgttttttttattctgaagtaCTTTCTTCATCTCCTTTTTGTGCTGCATTGTTTCTGTCATACGTCCCCCAGGATGAAGGCTATGGTTGAAGTCCCACGCAGACCCACCATGCAGGAGATTCAAGCCCGGAGGAAGAGCTCCATCACAGAGAACAGGCTGAACAAAAGACTGGGGATGAGCCTTCCTAACTTGGGAGACGACCAAACTGCCAACTtccaaagaaacacactgctgaCCAGGATCATCGTGTCTGACCCTGGTGAAACTGTAGAGGAATATACAcaattataattatttatttatataaagaGGCACAAACTATCATGGTAAAGAAGCGGTAATAAAagatttgatgttttttctctgtttttcgtACTTACTTGTCCTctcgtcctcttcctccccacTCTCCTTCATCCTGTAGCTCTAAGAACAGCTCCTAAACCTGTAAAGGTGTTTAAACTCCCAGACTTCCCAGCGTCTCTGTCCTTCCACTCTGTCCAAAGTTATTACAGTGAGCTCATCCAGCTGCTTGGCAAGGCCATCTTCTCTGTCCAAAATGAGAACTCTACTCTGCTGGCCAGGTACTCTGCTTACATTATTTTCTGTGCTCTTCCTGTCATTGTTTCAGGAACAACCCTGTCATTCCTGTCttcttcattttattcatttctgtaCAATCAATCAGTCTGTTAGCATTTCTAGTTTACTCTCTTCACTCTCAGTTGTTTTAATGCAGGCGCTGAGTCCAAAGGCTTGAGTCCTTGTTTGAAAAATTTTCTCTCCTTAGATTCTACTACTTGCGTGGTTTCACCAACATGCTGTGTTCACGGCGGCTGGATGCTCTGAGTGATTTTCAGAACCTCTACAAGACAGACACTGCTATCTTCCCCACACAGCTGGTCATGTGGCTCGTAGACTCCCTTCGCCAAGACGAGAGACATCAAGCTGACAGACGGCCTGAACTCAAGAGACTCATCCTCAAGGTCAGTCAGCTCACACATTCATTGTTGCCCATGTTGGAACAGgcaaattcagtttttatagACAGTATGTTTGGTAGCATGATATCTCCGCCTCTGTTGGAGATTCAGTAGTGATCATGTTCgtgatcttttcttttttcccctcatctaTCAGGTGAAGACAGAGAATGAGAAGCCTCTGGTGCAGCCTGACGACCATGTTAAGAAGTTCGAGCTTCCTCGGAATCCAATGCATCAGGACGAGTTTGTGCGTTGCGTCCAAGAATGTGGGATTGTTAAGGATGTCGCGACCATACACCGTTTGTTTGACACTCTCACTCACGGTAAGTGAGGAAAGGAAGGCTGATGTATGTAGATTAGGT
Proteins encoded:
- the LOC121186307 gene encoding DENN domain-containing protein 3-like isoform X2, coding for MRSRTEVCEEAVNNNGATENLLVEPEVLHVLAPPFVSRPQNEVEVVRPHGKRRHPFLRKKREPPPLASEAPSQGGRAEGRGGSEDVSVPKDIDLMALPQLCFPGGLQVTSEQRDEQFHFLVFTDVFGNKTHGVVMQCYRPILEGPSFFHNGSGSSKFSKLFAAFSFCVISKYPYFTALKDCLSCLLNQLRTCRLSDMEERVKEFAAKLTLVPIPPPGQLHLMFTLRPLTIVLPSRVDKDHPAIDLDLHLPFLCFKPQQLLQVMSCLLQEQRVVLFSADWARLTLVAESLLLFLHPLSWQQPYVPVLARGMLDFLMAPTAFLMGCHLSHFEEVAAETDDLILINIDNGSVSSSCSDTVDLPHIPPAAADCFTQRCQSLQIHFDLDQCHRASCTDINEQRAQRRAWQHNLNYDIQRITLELIVNIFRDVSSHLNYEHRVFNSAEFLKSREPAEHIFYKKVLETHIFHSFLKDRLNRKMDNYARMELSTRSEMQKMKAMVEVPRRPTMQEIQARRKSSITENRLNKRLGMSLPNLGDDQTANFQRNTLLTRIIVSDPALRTAPKPVKVFKLPDFPASLSFHSVQSYYSELIQLLGKAIFSVQNENSTLLARFYYLRGFTNMLCSRRLDALSDFQNLYKTDTAIFPTQLVMWLVDSLRQDERHQADRRPELKRLILKVKTENEKPLVQPDDHVKKFELPRNPMHQDEFVRCVQECGIVKDVATIHRLFDTLTHGQSEQVDAELFRDFYNFWKQTEAEAQDVNLPTEVIEHLDNSECVYKLSSCVKTSHGVGKIAMTQKRLFLLTEGRPGYLEITRFRDIQEVKISSAPFLLGRIPSLRIQTSGRSEVFEANLKTETELWNLVVKEMCAGRKMADQHKDPQYMTQALTNVLLMDAVMGCLQTHRSIIAASKLAYFDKIKHEVPMMVPKTTSETLKHKINPSLDLAEPQTVHVLLYTPGQLSCNDSEGEMNPKLWVALSGGKVVVFDAASWSMLQDCIQVGESQLNCMLGLVQEQVWIGSQDSVIYIIDTHSMSCNKQLTEHRHEVTGLTVDTRGQHNSQQTYSCSCDGTILQWDSASLKVKRQLHLSCDRLSSLQIHDGTLWCCCGDSIVELKKSGTPQRRMVLPDDLLSMPSSFSSFIVIPERGQMWTGCADSEELCLWHTNNHRCPSKRISLPGSSGVTCMIRVKDQIWVGCRGRSGAEGQCDGQLRSQVLVVDPESHTVAKELQAHSDCIQTLCSAEDRYILSGSARRDGKIAIWKVE
- the LOC121186307 gene encoding DENN domain-containing protein 3-like isoform X1, which produces MADHPSLLEACVVVGASIDKLREVYQAVNNNGATENLLVEPEVLHVLAPPFVSRPQNEVEVVRPHGKRRHPFLRKKREPPPLASEAPSQGGRAEGRGGSEDVSVPKDIDLMALPQLCFPGGLQVTSEQRDEQFHFLVFTDVFGNKTHGVVMQCYRPILEGPSFFHNGSGSSKFSKLFAAFSFCVISKYPYFTALKDCLSCLLNQLRTCRLSDMEERVKEFAAKLTLVPIPPPGQLHLMFTLRPLTIVLPSRVDKDHPAIDLDLHLPFLCFKPQQLLQVMSCLLQEQRVVLFSADWARLTLVAESLLLFLHPLSWQQPYVPVLARGMLDFLMAPTAFLMGCHLSHFEEVAAETDDLILINIDNGSVSSSCSDTVDLPHIPPAAADCFTQRCQSLQIHFDLDQCHRASCTDINEQRAQRRAWQHNLNYDIQRITLELIVNIFRDVSSHLNYEHRVFNSAEFLKSREPAEHIFYKKVLETHIFHSFLKDRLNRKMDNYARMELSTRSEMQKMKAMVEVPRRPTMQEIQARRKSSITENRLNKRLGMSLPNLGDDQTANFQRNTLLTRIIVSDPALRTAPKPVKVFKLPDFPASLSFHSVQSYYSELIQLLGKAIFSVQNENSTLLARFYYLRGFTNMLCSRRLDALSDFQNLYKTDTAIFPTQLVMWLVDSLRQDERHQADRRPELKRLILKVKTENEKPLVQPDDHVKKFELPRNPMHQDEFVRCVQECGIVKDVATIHRLFDTLTHGQSEQVDAELFRDFYNFWKQTEAEAQDVNLPTEVIEHLDNSECVYKLSSCVKTSHGVGKIAMTQKRLFLLTEGRPGYLEITRFRDIQEVKISSAPFLLGRIPSLRIQTSGRSEVFEANLKTETELWNLVVKEMCAGRKMADQHKDPQYMTQALTNVLLMDAVMGCLQTHRSIIAASKLAYFDKIKHEVPMMVPKTTSETLKHKINPSLDLAEPQTVHVLLYTPGQLSCNDSEGEMNPKLWVALSGGKVVVFDAASWSMLQDCIQVGESQLNCMLGLVQEQVWIGSQDSVIYIIDTHSMSCNKQLTEHRHEVTGLTVDTRGQHNSQQTYSCSCDGTILQWDSASLKVKRQLHLSCDRLSSLQIHDGTLWCCCGDSIVELKKSGTPQRRMVLPDDLLSMPSSFSSFIVIPERGQMWTGCADSEELCLWHTNNHRCPSKRISLPGSSGVTCMIRVKDQIWVGCRGRSGAEGQCDGQLRSQVLVVDPESHTVAKELQAHSDCIQTLCSAEDRYILSGSARRDGKIAIWKVE
- the LOC121186307 gene encoding DENN domain-containing protein 3-like isoform X3, whose translation is MADHPSLLEACVVVGASIDKLREVYQAVNNNGATENLLVEPEVLHVLAPPFVSRPQNEVEVVRPHGKRRHPFLRKKREPPPLASEAPSQGGRAEGRGGSEDVSVPKDIDLMALPQLCFPGGLQVTSEQRDEQFHFLVFTDVFGNKTHGVVMQCYRPILEGPSFFHNGSGSSKFSKLFAAFSFCVISKYPYFTALKDCLSCLLNQLRTCRLSDMEERVKEFAAKLTLVPIPPPGQLHLVMSCLLQEQRVVLFSADWARLTLVAESLLLFLHPLSWQQPYVPVLARGMLDFLMAPTAFLMGCHLSHFEEVAAETDDLILINIDNGSVSSSCSDTVDLPHIPPAAADCFTQRCQSLQIHFDLDQCHRASCTDINEQRAQRRAWQHNLNYDIQRITLELIVNIFRDVSSHLNYEHRVFNSAEFLKSREPAEHIFYKKVLETHIFHSFLKDRLNRKMDNYARMELSTRSEMQKMKAMVEVPRRPTMQEIQARRKSSITENRLNKRLGMSLPNLGDDQTANFQRNTLLTRIIVSDPALRTAPKPVKVFKLPDFPASLSFHSVQSYYSELIQLLGKAIFSVQNENSTLLARFYYLRGFTNMLCSRRLDALSDFQNLYKTDTAIFPTQLVMWLVDSLRQDERHQADRRPELKRLILKVKTENEKPLVQPDDHVKKFELPRNPMHQDEFVRCVQECGIVKDVATIHRLFDTLTHGQSEQVDAELFRDFYNFWKQTEAEAQDVNLPTEVIEHLDNSECVYKLSSCVKTSHGVGKIAMTQKRLFLLTEGRPGYLEITRFRDIQEVKISSAPFLLGRIPSLRIQTSGRSEVFEANLKTETELWNLVVKEMCAGRKMADQHKDPQYMTQALTNVLLMDAVMGCLQTHRSIIAASKLAYFDKIKHEVPMMVPKTTSETLKHKINPSLDLAEPQTVHVLLYTPGQLSCNDSEGEMNPKLWVALSGGKVVVFDAASWSMLQDCIQVGESQLNCMLGLVQEQVWIGSQDSVIYIIDTHSMSCNKQLTEHRHEVTGLTVDTRGQHNSQQTYSCSCDGTILQWDSASLKVKRQLHLSCDRLSSLQIHDGTLWCCCGDSIVELKKSGTPQRRMVLPDDLLSMPSSFSSFIVIPERGQMWTGCADSEELCLWHTNNHRCPSKRISLPGSSGVTCMIRVKDQIWVGCRGRSGAEGQCDGQLRSQVLVVDPESHTVAKELQAHSDCIQTLCSAEDRYILSGSARRDGKIAIWKVE